In Kocuria turfanensis, a single genomic region encodes these proteins:
- a CDS encoding FMN reductase — translation MSTHTPPRAGSTPGAARPVHLVVVSAGMSDASSTRLLADRLTEATRDALGPAPVRITRVDLRPLAHAITDHLLTGFPAPDLREALEAVSGADALIAATPTFKASYAGLFKSFFDLVEDDALEGLPVLVAATGGTARHSLMLDTALRPLFAYLKALVLPLGVYAATEDWAGEELPARIRRAGAHLAAQLAPGRAPGAGDTPAGQAQPLRDDVFADVPDFADLLARTGQ, via the coding sequence ATGAGCACGCACACGCCGCCACGGGCGGGCTCGACTCCCGGAGCGGCCCGCCCGGTCCACCTGGTCGTGGTCTCGGCCGGGATGTCCGACGCCTCCTCGACCCGGCTGCTGGCCGACCGGCTCACGGAGGCGACCCGCGACGCGCTGGGCCCGGCACCGGTGCGGATCACCCGCGTGGACCTGCGCCCGCTGGCCCACGCCATCACCGACCACCTGCTGACCGGCTTCCCCGCCCCGGACCTGCGGGAGGCGCTGGAGGCGGTCTCCGGTGCGGACGCGCTGATCGCGGCCACCCCGACCTTCAAGGCCTCCTACGCCGGGCTGTTCAAGTCCTTCTTCGACCTCGTCGAGGACGACGCGCTGGAGGGCCTGCCGGTGCTGGTGGCCGCCACCGGGGGCACCGCGCGGCACTCGCTGATGCTCGACACCGCCCTGCGCCCTCTCTTCGCCTACCTCAAGGCGCTCGTGCTGCCCCTGGGGGTCTACGCGGCCACCGAGGACTGGGCCGGGGAGGAGCTCCCGGCGCGCATCCGGCGCGCCGGCGCGCACCTGGCGGCGCAGCTCGCACCCGGCCGCGCCCCGGGCGCCGGGGACACGCCGGCCGGGCAAGCGCAACCGCTGCGGGACGACGTGTTCGCCGACGTCCCGGACTTCGCCGACCTGCTCGCCCGGACCGGACAGTGA
- a CDS encoding MarR family winged helix-turn-helix transcriptional regulator — protein MSDRAVSDRAVSDPPVSDPAAPDRGAAGRPWDVWQLFFETSARLTTELETRLKEHGCSLMDYQVLLLLRDADHHRLRMGELAQRLVFSPSRLSYQIGVLEKRGWVRRRPCPEDRRGLEAELTDEGLAAFRRLRPAHARDVEELFLDVLEGDDAQRLHAIMERLARKVDPS, from the coding sequence GTGAGTGACCGGGCAGTCAGCGACCGGGCGGTCAGCGACCCGCCGGTGAGCGACCCGGCCGCGCCCGACCGGGGCGCGGCCGGGCGCCCGTGGGACGTGTGGCAGCTGTTCTTCGAGACCTCCGCCCGGCTCACCACCGAGCTGGAGACCCGGCTGAAGGAGCACGGCTGCTCGCTGATGGACTACCAGGTGCTCCTGCTGCTGCGCGACGCGGACCACCACCGCCTCCGGATGGGGGAGCTCGCCCAGCGGCTGGTCTTCTCCCCGAGCCGGCTCAGCTACCAGATCGGAGTGCTGGAGAAGCGCGGGTGGGTGCGGCGCCGGCCGTGCCCGGAGGACAGGCGCGGGCTCGAGGCCGAGCTCACCGACGAGGGGCTGGCCGCCTTCCGCCGCCTCCGGCCCGCCCACGCCCGCGACGTCGAGGAGCTGTTCCTCGACGTCCTGGAGGGCGACGACGCGCAGCGGCTGCACGCCATCATGGAGCGCCTCGCGCGGAAGGTGGACCCCTCCTGA
- a CDS encoding DUF1059 domain-containing protein, giving the protein MKTMTCRQLGGPCDLEHRGETADDVIAAQDRHLKEAVQAGGADHQEARDAMKGRWRHPKQSLGWYRDMKQAFADLPEQ; this is encoded by the coding sequence ATGAAGACCATGACCTGCCGCCAGCTGGGAGGGCCCTGCGACCTCGAGCACCGCGGCGAGACGGCCGACGACGTCATCGCCGCCCAGGACCGCCACCTCAAGGAAGCGGTGCAGGCCGGGGGCGCCGACCACCAGGAGGCGCGCGACGCCATGAAGGGCCGCTGGCGGCACCCGAAGCAGTCGCTGGGCTGGTACCGCGACATGAAGCAGGCCTTCGCCGACCTCCCCGAGCAGTGA
- a CDS encoding sigma factor: MSTVERTEIFEAERPRLLRLAVGVLADHAEAEDVVQQAWLRLHGTEAEIENPPAWLTTVTTRLCLDRLKARTPVPAPGLGPPGTAPDPADEVVLADAVGVALQLVLDRLSPQQRVAFVLHESFGVEFATIATILGTTPVAARKLASRARARVGGSAPEGRAADGAVVDAFMAAARQGDLQRLLRLLAPDVAVTADDAAILAGAPQRIDGREEVAAFFDGSAHAALPVSVGGRPAAAWFHRGRARVLFDITVVDGLVARITFRAAPEVLAQVVRRDGQGRRT; the protein is encoded by the coding sequence GTGAGCACGGTGGAGCGCACGGAGATCTTCGAGGCGGAGCGGCCGCGTCTGCTGCGCCTCGCGGTCGGCGTGCTGGCCGACCACGCCGAGGCCGAGGACGTCGTGCAGCAGGCCTGGCTGCGGCTGCACGGGACGGAGGCCGAGATCGAGAACCCGCCCGCCTGGCTGACCACGGTGACCACCCGGCTGTGCCTGGACCGGCTGAAGGCGCGGACCCCGGTCCCCGCGCCCGGGCTCGGGCCGCCGGGGACCGCCCCGGACCCGGCCGACGAGGTCGTGCTCGCCGATGCCGTCGGCGTCGCCCTCCAGCTGGTGCTCGACCGGCTCTCACCCCAGCAGCGTGTCGCGTTCGTGCTGCACGAGAGCTTCGGTGTCGAGTTCGCCACGATCGCCACGATCCTCGGCACCACGCCGGTGGCCGCGCGCAAGCTGGCCTCCCGCGCCCGGGCCAGGGTCGGCGGGTCCGCTCCCGAGGGCCGGGCGGCCGACGGGGCGGTCGTCGACGCCTTCATGGCCGCCGCGCGGCAGGGCGACCTCCAGCGCCTGCTGCGCCTCCTGGCGCCCGACGTCGCCGTGACGGCCGACGACGCCGCGATCCTGGCCGGCGCCCCGCAGCGGATCGACGGCCGGGAGGAGGTGGCGGCGTTCTTCGACGGCAGCGCCCACGCCGCGCTCCCGGTGTCCGTCGGCGGCCGCCCCGCCGCCGCGTGGTTCCACCGCGGCCGGGCCAGGGTCCTCTTCGACATCACCGTCGTCGACGGCCTCGTGGCGCGCATCACCTTCCGCGCCGCACCCGAGGTGCTGGCGCAGGTGGTCCGGCGCGACGGCCAGGGCCGGCGCACCTGA
- a CDS encoding helix-turn-helix domain-containing protein: MPIIVRLDVELARRKMSVGEFAERVGLTPANVAVLKNGRAKAVRFATLDAMCRVLECQPGDLLEWVED; this comes from the coding sequence ATGCCGATCATCGTGCGCCTCGACGTGGAGCTGGCCAGGCGGAAGATGAGCGTCGGCGAGTTCGCCGAACGGGTCGGGCTCACCCCCGCCAATGTCGCCGTGCTGAAGAACGGCCGGGCCAAGGCGGTGCGCTTCGCCACCCTGGACGCCATGTGCCGGGTGCTCGAGTGCCAGCCCGGGGATCTGCTCGAGTGGGTCGAGGACTGA
- a CDS encoding DUF2975 domain-containing protein: MIGEHRAVAALRVFLALLFGILVLFQVMSLPGQFAHMAQENPEMAYLRWPATAVTVFWVLCAQVVIVCTWKLLTLVKKDRIFSAASLGWVDAIVWAVAAAWAVLLGVFLFVGFNADDPGLPLLLFLMLTGLTVLGLLMVVMRALLRRATILRTDMEAVI, from the coding sequence ATGATCGGTGAACATCGGGCGGTCGCCGCCCTCCGGGTCTTCCTCGCACTGCTGTTCGGGATCCTGGTGCTGTTCCAGGTCATGTCCCTGCCCGGGCAGTTCGCGCACATGGCCCAGGAGAACCCCGAGATGGCGTACCTGAGATGGCCGGCCACCGCCGTGACGGTGTTCTGGGTGCTGTGCGCCCAGGTGGTGATCGTGTGCACCTGGAAGCTGCTCACCCTGGTCAAGAAGGACCGCATCTTCAGCGCGGCCTCCCTGGGGTGGGTGGACGCGATCGTGTGGGCCGTCGCCGCGGCGTGGGCGGTGCTGCTGGGCGTGTTTCTCTTCGTCGGCTTCAACGCCGACGACCCCGGCCTGCCGCTGCTGCTGTTCCTGATGCTGACCGGGCTCACCGTGCTGGGGCTGCTCATGGTGGTGATGCGGGCGCTGCTGCGCCGGGCCACGATCCTGCGCACCGACATGGAAGCGGTGATCTGA
- a CDS encoding cytochrome P450, with the protein MASTEPVALPLTRQCPYAPPPEHLRLRDEHPIARVRLPSGMTVWALTRHEDIRAMLTDPRFSSDRNRPGFPAFTHDPVPVSLSLLGMDPPEHGPARRAVMGEFTLKRITALRPRIQQIVDDRVDALLAGPRPADLVQALSLPVPSLVTCELLGVPYAEHDFFQSRSATLLSRGVSVQQIQQALQDLLSYLDRLITAKEQAPTDDLLGRQVRRQQEQGTVDHEALVSLAFLLLVAGHETTANMISLGVLALVDHPEDLAVIRRDPSRTPDAVEELLRWFTIAELGTSRVALEDVEIGGVLIRAGEGVLGLSNTANRDPEVFADPDSFDIDRGGRHHLAFGYGPHQCLGQNLARLELQIVLDTLFRRIPRLRCTVPVDELPFKNDADIYGLHELPVTW; encoded by the coding sequence ATGGCCTCCACCGAACCCGTCGCCCTGCCGCTCACCCGGCAGTGCCCCTACGCCCCACCGCCCGAGCACCTGCGGCTGCGCGACGAGCATCCGATCGCCCGGGTCAGACTCCCCTCCGGGATGACCGTGTGGGCGCTGACCCGCCACGAGGACATCCGGGCCATGCTGACCGATCCGCGGTTCAGCTCCGACCGCAACCGTCCCGGGTTCCCGGCGTTCACGCACGACCCGGTCCCGGTCTCCCTGAGCCTGCTCGGCATGGACCCGCCCGAGCACGGCCCGGCCCGCCGGGCGGTGATGGGAGAGTTCACGCTCAAGCGGATCACCGCCCTGCGCCCGCGCATCCAGCAGATCGTGGACGACCGCGTCGATGCCCTCCTGGCCGGGCCCCGCCCGGCGGACCTGGTGCAGGCGCTGTCCCTGCCGGTGCCCTCGCTGGTGACCTGCGAACTGCTCGGCGTGCCCTACGCCGAGCACGACTTCTTCCAGAGCCGCTCGGCCACGCTGCTCTCCCGGGGGGTCTCCGTGCAGCAGATCCAGCAGGCGCTGCAGGACCTGCTGTCCTACCTCGACCGGCTGATCACCGCGAAGGAGCAGGCGCCCACCGACGACCTGCTGGGCCGTCAGGTCCGCAGGCAGCAGGAGCAGGGCACGGTGGACCACGAGGCGCTGGTCAGCCTGGCCTTCCTGCTGCTGGTGGCCGGCCACGAGACCACCGCGAACATGATCTCCCTGGGCGTGCTGGCACTGGTCGACCACCCCGAGGACCTGGCCGTGATCCGCCGGGATCCCAGCCGGACCCCGGACGCCGTGGAGGAGCTGCTGCGCTGGTTCACGATCGCCGAGCTGGGCACCTCGCGCGTGGCCCTGGAGGACGTGGAGATCGGCGGGGTGCTCATCCGCGCCGGGGAAGGCGTCCTCGGCCTGTCCAACACCGCCAACCGCGATCCGGAGGTGTTTGCCGACCCGGACTCCTTCGACATCGACCGCGGCGGGCGCCACCACCTCGCCTTCGGCTACGGCCCGCACCAGTGCCTGGGCCAGAACCTCGCCCGCCTGGAGCTGCAGATCGTCCTCGACACCCTGTTCCGGCGCATTCCGCGCCTCCGGTGCACCGTCCCCGTCGACGAGCTGCCCTTCAAGAACGACGCCGACATCTACGGCCTGCACGAGCTCCCCGTCACCTGGTGA
- a CDS encoding ferredoxin, giving the protein MRVSVDRTRCAGSGQCAALAPAVFDQGEDDGVVVLLDATPPEAVHHAVRQAAVACPVAAILLGP; this is encoded by the coding sequence GTGCGAGTCAGCGTGGACCGGACCAGGTGTGCCGGCTCCGGGCAGTGCGCCGCCCTGGCGCCGGCGGTGTTCGACCAGGGGGAGGACGACGGCGTCGTCGTCCTGCTCGATGCCACACCACCGGAGGCGGTGCACCACGCCGTCCGCCAGGCCGCAGTGGCCTGTCCGGTCGCCGCGATCCTGCTCGGTCCCTGA